The nucleotide sequence TCAACTATCAGACCGATAATCCTTAGCTTATCCTGACATAGCTTATATTGGGCATCTTTCTTTATTCAACCTACCATATATATAGTCTTCTGCATCTGGGAATATCTTTGAGACCACCTTAACCACCTCGGTGTATTCTTTCTACTGGCCATCATGGTGGTTATGTACATCTAGTCTTAAAATTTTCAGCATCTTATCTAATTCTTCTTCAATACTGCCACGTTTATGGTGATCTTTATATGTTAGGACATAGTGTAAACAAATCCAAAACACTCTTAACAAGAGTCAATAATAAGTTTTCAGCTATCATTCTAAAAAACTTTGTCTACATTATTTCAACAATAGCTACATGAGTTGCCACTAGCCAAAGtgcattattttaaaaaaaaacatgataaaCTCTTTTTAAATTATATTCTCTTTTAATTAATCTTCCGATTTGGTATTTATATTGCtgcataaataatatataaattaaaatcctaatttattcattcatttaaTTGTTAAAATCTTTCTAATCAAATAAATTTTGATTTGATCGAGAGGCTATATGTCCGGTTTGACTATTGTAAGTTATATCTATTTTCTAGGAATTTAATTTAGTTTAGCAACAAATAATTATTCAATTATGTAagctacaatatatatatatatatatatatatatatatatatatatatatatatatatatatatatatatatatatatatatatatatatatatatatatatatattctttctctctctctctctctctctctcacacacacacacacacacacacacacacacatatatatatatatatattcatgtaTATATAGTTTACATTTTacatctattttatttttttattttaaactattttatcTATTGCACATACATAAGCATGTGCATGATAACTAGCTCTATAGAATTGTCTAAATCCTCTTTAGATTTTTCTTGCTAactctattattttctttaaaagtACAAAAATTTAAAGTAATGTTGCAATATGGCGAAATTAATATAAACATATTGCAATTGATatggttgaatgtgatcttTGACTATAAAACATTTCTTGTTTTTAACATGATGAAGTCCACTTAATAAATAAAAGGAAATAGAGATATCAACTTTaaacaaattatgattttgccAACTAAAACAGCTAGTGAAATGTTTTAGCGAACTTTGGAGATATTAATTAACTTAAAAAACTCTTCTTCCTATAAGAATGACCGCATTAGCACATTTAGAATGGAATAACATTacaacatgaattaaaatatattttttttcatagtTTCCAAGAAAAAGATAGACGACCCATCAAAGGAGATGCCTCAAAAAGAGGAGTGACAATTTGAGGTTTTCTGGGTAACATGAATGGCTGAGGATATTAAGTAAGTAGACAATATCGGGATGTGTAACTAATGATATCATAACaatttattatattactatatttcaTTTCAAAAATAGCTAGAAAAAGGAGCTAAAAGTAATACCCAATGTATCATTTAAGAAAAGTATTAATGATGGGAACTATGCATATAGGCTCAATTTGTGTAGAGCTCTCTATTCACCGTATGAATCTCGGTGATAGGAATAGCAGAAGTTTCATATTAGCAATTATTAAAGTTTATTTCCTATTGTATAATATAAATTTGTCTATTTAAGCCTTCCccttattataattattatgcaACTATATtgcattttaaaaataattgaaaaaaaaagagaaaaaattataCCTCATGCACCGTGCAAGTTATATGCAAGCACCATATAAATTTTAGGCTGGGTCGACTGGGCTTGCAAACGAGGCCTGATTTCTACTTGGGCCAAAAAATTATGACCTAAGCTCAGCTTATCCTACAGAGATATTTTACGCCAATTAACAATACGAGCTGAGATGAGTGGGCCATGGGCTGGTTTGGTTGCATCCCTAGTGATCTCCTGTAATTCGTATAGTCCCAATAGACTGGGCTATGGGCTGGCCTAGACCGGTCAGCGGGGCCTAAAGAGTATAGTATGGTTGGAGGGGGATTCGAATATGGCAGTCTTGGATTAATGGCAGGGAGTTTTTTCAACATCGAATACAGTCTTCTTTATTCAACCATTTCGGAATTCTCATGCATTCATGTTCTTTAGGAAGCTAATTACATTGCAGATTGGCCGACCAATTTTGCAAGCATTAAACGGGCTAAAAGGATCGGGATTGAAGGATTTCCATCTATTTTGGCTTTCTTCATCAATGCGGATATAGGGGGTAACTCTATCATCCGCCTGTAATGAGTTATCCTCACATCTCtgttagcaaaaaaaataataataacaattatAGAATGGTCTGGAAAGGGACTGGCTTAATTCACTCGATAATGTAATCTCCACCCGGTCAATAACTTCCCGCTTTTGTAGgcgtttcaattaaattttaataatggTCTTTCCAACCGAGCCCAAGCTCACCCGCTCCCTTTTCCTTTCCAAGATGCAACCAGTCCATATTCGTGCCGACGAACTCTACGGGCCATCCGTCGGATCCGCGCTCCACAGCCTTTATGCAACTCCCTCTCCTATAAATCTCTCCAAAGGACTCAGCCTCCCACCCACTCCCCTCCTACTCTCttgcctttgtttttttttttggtaaaattacTCACTCCTTCAGAAGCCCATTAGAGCACTCCAAGCCCTTCTCCGCCATGGCCATGCAAACTCTTCTCTTCGTCGTCTTCTTCATCGCCCTCCTCGTTCAAGGTTTGTTTCTATATCCATCTAAAGGTCTCTaagcttttctctttttttctttttttcatcgtTTAATCTTTGTAAGTAACGACTGcatgtgttaaaaaaaaatatataactatATTTCAGGTGGCCGCTCAACAACATTCACCTTCAAGAACAGCTGCAGCCAAACGGTGTGGCCCGCCACGCTGACCAACCCCACCGCCCCGGCCCTCTCGAATACCGGCTTCGAGCTCGCCCCCTCGGCCTCCCTCTCGATCACCATCCCGGCCAAGTGGGCAGGCCGCGTGTGGGCCCGGACACTTTGCTCCACCGATGCCTCGGGAAAATTCTCATGCGCCGTCGGCGATTGCGGCACTGGGCTGGTATCCTGCCTTGGCTCCGGGGGAGCCCCACCCGCCACTCTCGTTGAGTTCACCCTGCAGGGAGACCAGGGAAACGATTTCTATGACATCAGCTGTGTAGATGGCTTCAATTTGCCCGTCTCGGTGGCTCCGCAGGCCGGAGCGATGGGATATTGTAATGCCATCGCCTGCTCGGCTAATATCAATGCGTTGTGCCCATCGGTGCTGCAGGAGAAGGCGCAGGATGGCAGCGTGGTGGGATGCAAGAGTGCTTGTTTGGCTTTTAATACGGATCAGTACTGCTGCAGGGGAGCCTATGGGGGTCCAGACGCATGCAAACCCACGGACTACTCCCAGCTATTCAAGAAAGCATGTCCTCAGGCTTATAGTTATGCCTACGACGATCTTACCAGCATCTTCACTTGTGTGGAGGCTGATTATCTCATTACATTTTGTCCTTGAGATTGGTGACCTAATATATTGAGGAATGCGAGTAGGAATGAAATCGTTGTGAAGCATTAAAAAATGAGAATACAAGAATCAATAATTCAATTATCCAGCTATCCCTTATATAGAAACTTTGTCTATTTCATTTTAGAAATGGTCACATGATTTTCGGCTTGTGAAAACCCATTAAAGAAATCGAAAAGCTATTTCAATTCTATTCCTCTTTAATATATCTTCTGATTTATTTATCTATATTATTAAACATAATTTATGTATTTTAAAAATtgagatttatttgtttatttaactACTATAatctttttaataaatatattctaGGTTGATGGAGCGCCTAGGTTTGGTTTGactattataaaatatatgtaTTTTATTGAAATTTAATGAAGTTTggcaaaataaattatgcaaTTTTATGCTTTTGTTTTATGCCTACAGAGAGTCATCCAATTGGGTTGGCATACAATTGATTAAATATAATGTTcatttgatcaaaatatttctcCTCGTCTGACATATAATTTGCACCATTTATTTTCTTTCAGTGCGAAGGGCTAGTTTTGTCCATGCAGCATGTTTAATagtctttttttctcttatgaCTTTTGGAGATCTTTTCTTACTGCTATATAAAAATCTCAATATTTCTTATAcataaaattttcatataatTCAAAGAATCACTATATTAAATTTACGTTTGAAAAATAATtatagatttttattttcttgtatcCAAAATGTACAATTAATCCTAGAAGAGCCAACAATTGCCGGCCCAACTTATAATGCtatgtttattttttattctaaaGGTTTACTATATTATGCCTAAGATACATTAATGAGTTGAGCTAGAAATTAACATTATTCCATCATAATATATTTGTTGTACCATGGGTGATTGGCCTAACTGAGTGGGAAAGAGAACACTCTCAACAAGTGCCAATAGTAAGTTATCGGCCATCCTATAAAACTTTATGTCTCCTATTACAGCAAGAGTTACATGAGCCGGCACTTGTCAAAGCCCATTATTTGAAGGAAATCGATAAATTCTGTTTCAATTCTGTTCTTTTTTAATTAATCTTCAGATTTTTCTATATTGCTacataattaatatataaattggCCCAAATTTATTTGTTCATTAGTTTTTTATAATCTTTCCAATCAAATAAATTCTTATTTGACAGAGAGCCTACATGTTCCCTTTGACTACTATAagctatatatattttcaaggaaTTTAATTATGTTtggaaaataataattattcaaTTATGTGAGTCACATATATTTTCTCAAATACACATACCATTCATTATGTATCAATGCATATATACTTTACAATTTACATCAATTAGAAATTTTTATTACTTTAAACTATTGTATTTATTGCACATGCATAAGCATGTACGTTATAATGTAACTAGTTCTATATAATTTGCTAAATCATCTTtagatattttgataattattttgatatttagaTGAATTAAAATAGAATAAGTGAAGTAATGCAATTTTTTCCatttaatcattatttaacCAAATCAAATGTGACTTTAGATTTATATTTCCATATTTTTTATTGACATATATTTATCATAATACCCTTATAGTTATAGCACAACAAGAATTAAAATTGGCGATaaagatattatttaataaCTAATTACAAATTGAACAACTCTTTACAACTAGCTAACTTTTTCTAGTTTTAAAGCTTGAGCACCTTTGATTTGTTAGTCACCAGACCAAGGATCTTCTCTAGATTTCTaatctgttgcccagagatggtcacccaagaggggggtgaattgggtgttttaaaacttttttgtctaattaaaaataaaacacacaaatgtatgaactaaagtaaagatagaggtatgagaacaatcAATCGCAGACAcagggttttatagtggttcggagcttccactgccctacatccactccccaaagcacctttgggaatttccactataatccaagattacagtccagtagttttgcgagttcactacccaactcgttgttttacaccgggctaacaacgaaccctataacccccaatttcacctaggcttgggacgcctttcccttgttccaagtcccttgactggaacaagcacaataaccaaaggttttacaaaggatttgaaagctcttaataagcaaatatgacaatgagaaataatgaaaaacccggaagaacccttttgccgttggaagcgtgggtaatggtgattattccgatgtggatcgcgttggcttgaatgtgagctttgaatgccgagcgggagagagtagttgagcacgaaatcagttggaaaacttgaaagcacttgatttcttcacttgaatgcactaactcccttgaacctctctctcttgcttctctcttgaatgatcttgtgttgggttggtgagaagttgttggaaggcacttaagagctctcttttatagcccaaaaagcaaatatagccgttagacacaaagaaagaaacgtttgaaattcaaacaaacctacaaaaaggtgtcagtcgcgtcccaggcgctccggagacgtctccgctttaacgcgagacgtctcggctttaACGCGAgatgtctcggctgtaagattttacttttgacgttgtttggggtcgactcggcgctttacggggacgactctgaggacgaacggtttgaatccttgtttttctgtttttctgagaggatcgcctcggcactttacggggacgtctcggcttgtttgcgctttttgcatggggacgactccgctgccttggggacgactcccccattatatctccgaaaaacaagtcttctggaattctctgagagagtcgactccgctacctcggggatgtctccgctgccttaacaccgaaaaagacatcctttggaataccctgagagagtcgactccgtactctctggggacgactcgggaactctgctttttacttgcggggacgactccgcgtcctgtggagacgactcaggCGCattccttgaaatcggcctttctgccgcctctgagagagtcgactccgcagtgtcggaagtcgactccgaccctgcgagacgcctcgccaggtgccggggacgtctccaaacgtgccagttcttcctgtttgtgccagagacgtctttgggactaaccggagacgtctcggctgtccctgatctattttcttcaactcaaaaattcttcaataaatccttaaaaattatggaaacttgcctagacatttcttaacaatattaataattaatcacctgaaattctcaaataaattgttaagataaatggaattatactctagtattttgtattcatcaaaatccattagggggtcaacaatctctccctttttgatgatgacaaaacactgagtatatgcaaaattcgaaatttaaacatatacacagtatttggtcagatgtacaagtataatgttttgatttgagctagatacagtgtgcataattcaaaatagtcaactttcagttctatccttatgcataagattgatcttaatagctcttaagcaattttagcatatcaactgaatttgaatcaagttaaaatttaaattaatgaaatattgatgctaaagaccattgaaggctaagttctttttgactccccctttcttttccagaagggcaattatcttaaagccaatattcttcaattttatctttttctaattcaatttttaagtatgagtgtaaattttgcattccatatttaggttctactccatatactccatatatatatatatatatatatatatatctactcaatatatccaatatccatattggcaATATCTATataggttctactccccctttttgtcatcaacaatgaaggggacaaattatccttaggtacttaaaactcaattcctagtagaattcagcattcatttcactccccctttgttttggaattcatttcagactcctctttttgtttaaaatagttatcacaagatgtgctccccctgttttatatgcattgataaattgtgtcaagtttgaaca is from Phoenix dactylifera cultivar Barhee BC4 unplaced genomic scaffold, palm_55x_up_171113_PBpolish2nd_filt_p 000761F, whole genome shotgun sequence and encodes:
- the LOC103698510 gene encoding thaumatin-like protein 1b; this encodes MAMQTLLFVVFFIALLVQVSGGRSTTFTFKNSCSQTVWPATLTNPTAPALSNTGFELAPSASLSITIPAKWAGRVWARTLCSTDASGKFSCAVGDCGTGLVSCLGSGGAPPATLVEFTLQGDQGNDFYDISCVDGFNLPVSVAPQAGAMGYCNAIACSANINALCPSVLQEKAQDGSVVGCKSACLAFNTDQYCCRGAYGGPDACKPTDYSQLFKKACPQAYSYAYDDLTSIFTCVEADYLITFCP